The Thalassotalea piscium sequence GAATTAGCTGAAAGTTTTTATAATTCAGTATTCTGTCATTTATTTGAACGAAAATATTACCTAAATGACTATATTTTTGTAGAGTCGTCATTAGACACCTGTAATTATTTGAATGTGCCACAAATATATACTCGTTACTTTCCAGCAGAAATTGGTTTATACCACACCATTAAAAAAATTATTGATTCGGCTAATTTTAAGCGCCCTTTCAAACAATTAAAATGCGACATTAACGCCTTAATTCGCGCTTTTGCACATCAGGCACAACGTACTCATTATCAACTATCAGATTTAAAAATAGATATTCTAAACTTTATTTTTTACCGAAATAAAGGAGCCTATATTATTGGCCGTGTTATATCACCGGCTGGTATAACCCCATTCATTGTGCCCATTACCAACGACGAAAAAACAGGGTTAGCATTAGACGCGCTTCTTACTGATGAAAGAAATATGGCCGTTGTATTTGGCTTCGCTCGCGCATATTTTTTTGTAGACTGTATTCATCCACATACCTTAGTAGATTTTTTACAAGAGCTGATCCCCCATAAAACACGCGCAGATTTATACTCAAGCATTGGTTTTCATAAACAAGGAAAAACTCAGTTCTATCGCAGCTTGTTGCATCATTTAGAAAGTAGTGACGATAAGTTTGAACTCGCGGCCGGTATTAAAGGCATGGTAATGTCGGTTTTTACACTCCCTTCATTCCCGTACGTATTTAAAATCATAAAAGACAAATTTGCGCCAAGTAAACAGGTAACTAAAAAAGACGTAAAAGCCAAGTACCGCTTAGTTAAACTGCATGATCGTGTAGGCCGAATGGCCGATACCATGGAATACTCAGAAGTCGCTTTTCCAAAAGATCGTTTTAATGAAGAGTTACTGACCGAGTTACTCGAAGTAGCACCGTCAATTATTCGATTTGAAGACAACTTAATCGTTATTGCCCATGTGTATATCGAACGAAAAATGACACCATTAAACTTATATTTAATGGACGCAAGCGACGAACAGATTGATCGTGCAATGTATGGCTACGGCAATGCAATAAAACAATTAATTGCAGCTGATATATTCCCCGGTGATATGCTATTGAAAAATTTTGGTGTTACCCGACACGGACGCGTTATATTCTATGACTACGATGAAATTACTTACATGAATGAAGTTAACTTTAGAGTAAAGCCAGAGCCTGTTACAGAAGAACAAATTTATGCAGCAGAGCCTTGGTATTCAGTTGCCCCGGGTGATGTGTTTCCTGAAGAAATAGCTACCTTTGCTTTGGCTAACCACAAGTACCGCAAAGCGTTTTTAACACATCATGCCGAGTTGCTCAAAGCAAGCTATTGGCAGCAGTGCCAGCAAAGTGTTGCACAAGGTAAATTTGCCAGTGTTTACCCCTACCCAGAACGTTTGAGGTTTATTAATCAAAAAAGCTAGCAAAAATTAAAGCATTATCAGCAAAAAGTTAAGCGTTAAGATTAATAAATAAGCAAACAAACCTTTTATTAAAATTAGCGCTTTACCTTTGGAAAAGCTTGGGTATAATTCTTCTCCGTTGCAGGGGTATAGTTCCAATTGGTAGAACAGCGGTCTCCAAAACCGACGGTTGGGAGTTCGAATCTCTCTACCCCTGCCATTTTTCTACTTATTTGTTTATCTAAAACTCATCATCATTTCATTCCAAAATAATTATCAACAACACTTTAGATACATACCATTAATCGGTATGATGTTTTATCTAATCTAAATTTTAAGCTATTGTTAATACCTATTTCATTAATTAAGTGATCTATTTTATACGCAGTGAAAACAATCAAATACAAGGCATTTATTTTCATAACTAGTTGTTCAGGGCAATTATGCTCCAGCATTGCCCACATAAGCTACATCCTTGTAGCGATAATTATAAAATAAATAACGCAGTAGTCGATTGTTTTAGCCAGTAGAAATGATCACATAGTTAGTGAGATTGCTATAATACTCAGTAGATACACTAACAAGCGATAACTTCATTACCTTATGATCACCAACGCTAAACAACTAAAGTACTTAAATGCAATGGGCATTGGTATTTGGCAACAAAAACAGGCGAATGATGAAAATCAGCCTGAACAAACATACCTCGCGGTTGATTTAGCGCAATTATGTGAACAGCAATTTTTTATAGATCTCCTGCAAAGCTTAAATATAACCCTTGACCAAGTAACGCTTAATAACCCACATTGTTTGAATTTAGGTTTATTCAATTGGCAGTTTACTCAAAGTGAAAGCAGCCAATATCAAAATAACACGCTAGTTACGCCTGCAATAGAGCAACTTAAGCACGCCCCTAAGTTAAAACGCCAATTATGGCAAATACTACATACCGCCTTAATATGACAACTAATTACTCAGCAATAACTAAACAGCACCTAGAACAACTAATGGTAATTGAAAATGCATGCCACTCTCACCCTTGGAGTGAACAAACCATGCTCAGTTGTATGGGGGGGCGCTATTTTGGCTTTATGCTAAAACAAGAACAAACATTACGGGGCTTTTACATTGGTGAATATGTTGCAGGAGAAGCCACATTAATGGACGTTTGCGTATCACCTGATCATCAAGGTAAAGGTTATGGAAAACACTTACTAAACCACTTTAGTGAACAAGCAAAGTTACTTGGGGCAAGCCAATTATTTTTAGAAGTACGCGCCAAAAACATCTCAGCATTAATGATGTATATAAACTGCGGCTTTATTGAAGTAGGCAGACGTACTGGTTATTATCCCAGCAAAATTGGTTATGAAGACGCCATTGTAATGAAGAGAAAACTGTAAGAGCATTCTGTTACAATAATGATCATTGATTAAGAAGTACCGAGACAGCATGTCAGAATTTAAAGCATTTTCACTTTTAACGTCGATTATTGAACGCCTTAATCTTAAAGGTTATATACAGCCTACTCCGATTCAAAAAGCATGTATCCCCTTGCTTATTAATGGCAATGATCTTCTAGGTATTGCACAAACCGGTACAGGAAAAACTGCAGCCTTTTCATTGCCTATTATCAATAATTTTGGACAAAACAAAACAGAAATTAACGCTAAAAGCACGCGTTCGCTCATACTAACGCCTACAAGAGAGCTTGCCTCGCAAATAATGCAAAATATTGATGACTACGCTAATGGTTTAGGGCTTAAAACTCAGGTTGTTTATGGTGGTGTTGGCAGGCAAGGTCAAGTTGACGCTATCGCACTTGGGCTTGATATTTTAGTGGCCACTCCTGGAAGATTATTAGATTTAATAGAAACGGGCGATATAAATTTTAAGTCGCTAGAAGTATTTGTGTTAGATGAAGCAGATACTATGCTTGATATGGGCTTCTTTAACGATGTTCAAAACATCATCGCTAAACTGCCAAAACGTCGACAAACGCTATTATTTTCAGCCACTATGCCTGCTGAAATAGAGGTACTCGCACAAGCCATATTAACCGATCCTAAAAAAGTTCAAATTACCGCTGAAACGGTTACCGCCGACTTGGTTAATCAACGTGTATACCACCTTGAAAAATCTGATAAAGTCCCATTATTGCTAAATATTTTGCAAACACCTGACTATAAAAAAGTGCTTATCTTTTGTAAAACAAAATATGGCGCCGACATCATTGCTAACGCGCTAGAAAAAGTATCAATACCTGCAGCAAGCCTTCATAGTGGTAAAACGCAAGCCGTAAGGGAGAAAGCGTTACAAAACTTTAAAGACTCTACTTTACGAGTATTAGTTGCAACTGATGTTGCCGCTCGTGGTATTGATGTTGATAATATCAGTTTAGTTATTAACTATAACCTTCCAGAAGATCCAAGAAACTACATACACCGTATAGGGCGAACGGCGCGGGCAGGGAAAAGTGGCATGGCGATGTCATTTGCTGTTGAAAACGATGTGAGGCAATTAACAACTATTGAAAATAGCATAGGCCAAGCTATTCCTGTAGTTATCGAACAGCCTTTTCATAAAGAGTTTTCAAAAGCCGCTTTACAAGTAAAAAAACCTGTCAAAAAACAAGGTAAAAAGCCAGTTAAGCAAAAAGGTAAAAATACTAATAACAGAGCACGAAAGAAGTAAACACCTACTTCCTGCAAAGGATAAACGTTCACAAAAAATGCCTATTTTAGCTTCAAATAGGTCAGGTTTACTTAAACAACAATTAAACCTGACTTATTAAATTAAGACTTTTTCGCTTTATACTTCACAAGCTCACGTCAATAAATAATGCCATCAAAGTAATTAATTAATGATTACTAACTTTAATTTTTTCAATTAAATTAATTGACTCAAAGGTAGAGTTCGTATCTATTCTAAAATCTAACTGCACCACGTTATCTTGCAACACTTTATAAGTGTCTGGTTTATATTTCCACTTTTCTATTGCTGCAATAGATTCTTTATTAAAGATGTCGTTGGGTATTGCTTGTAAGACACTTACATTTTTTGTACTACCATCTAAGTCAACATCAAACTTTAATAACACAGCACCTTCAATGCCTTCTTGTGCTGCTTTAAGAGGGTATCTAGGCTCGATACGAACAATAGGCTGTACATCAGAGGTTAATTTGCTTACCGACTTATTAGTACCACTGTCGATAGATGCACTTACTAATGCGCCATTTCCTGTTAAATTAGCGCCGGCAACACTCACACCTGAAACCAAAGTTAATGCAGTAACTGAAAGCAATGCCGCTTTTAACTTAGATCTTTTAGGGTTTAACTTAATATTATTAATACGCTCTAACATCATATTTTTATCTCCATAATTCATAAAGGATAATTGAGCAAAACTGAATATCGGTCTTGTACTTACTACCTTAATTAATGCTTTGCTGTAATTGATCCTGCTCTCAGTCTGTTTGCGCGCCAGAACATTATGGTCACAGGAAGTTTCTTGGTCACGGCAAAACCTCGCGTAGGCTATCCAAACCAAAGGGTGAAACCAAAATAGCGTTACAAATACATACGCGATTAGGTTCCAATAAATGTCATTGCGATCAAAATGACAAATTTCATGCGCCAAGATCAACTCTTGTTGTTCTTGGTCAAAACGTACTTCAAAGTCGGTCGGTAGAATAAGTAGCGGTTTCAAAACGCCCACCAATACGGGACTATTTACCGATTCACTCTGCCAAGCACAAAGACCTTCAGGTAAAACTGATTTAACCAACTGGGCTGTTTTTTCGTTTAAAGTGAGTAACTTAATATTTCGACGAAACAGAAAATAAGACGATGTGGCGAAAGTCAGCATAATAAACGAACCTACCAACCAAAATAGACTCCAATAATTAAAAGTATTAACTTCCCATTGAGATGGCGTAATAGTAAAAGTAGTTATAGCGCTACTTATTATCGAATTTTCAACTTCCCACTGAATAGGTAATAAATAAAACATCAGCCCTACAGGTAATACTAACCAAAAATAATACAAACTTTGGGCATCTATGTGCCTGCGCATTAATTTATGAACAATTAAAATCATTGTTAATAATATAGATAGAGGGATTAGCAGCGACTGCAAAAATTCAATCATTGTCTTGCTCCCACTGCGAAATAATTTTTTTTAATTCATCAATGTCATCTTTAGCTAATTGATTATGCTTAGCAAAGCCAGCTACTAAGGGTGATACTCGCCCACTAAATACGCGTTCAATTAAGTTTTTACTTTCTTTTGCCATATAGCTGTCGCGCTCTATTAGCGGATAATATAAGTAGCGTCGTTGGTCTTTTTCATACGCTAAAGCCTTTTTTTTAACCAGTCTACTTAATAATGTTTTAACTGTTTTTTCATGCCATTCTTTGGTTTTGTTTAAATGTTCAATAATTTCATTGGCACTTGCAGGATGTTTTTCCCATAGTGCCTCTAACACTTCAAATTCTGTTTTACTAATATCAGGCATAATCACACTCTCAAATATAAATAGAACAATTACAAATGTAATCGACAATAAGATTACACCTGTAATCGAAAAACACAAGCTTTTTTTATTTGCCTAAAAGATGACTCATCAGATTTTACAAACTCTGTTATAATGCGCTGGAATTTATGAACAGTATTTGGATAACACTTTGAGCAGCACTAATTTTTCATCATTACCCTTAAAAAAAGCCTTATTAGAGAACATTGAAAGCATTGGCTATCAAGAAATGACACCTATTCAGGCGCAAAGCTTGCCGGCTATTTTGCAAAACAAAGACATAATTGCTCAAGGGAAAACAGGCTCGGGCAAAACGGTTGCATTTGGTTTAGGGTTATTAAATAAACTTGATGTTAAACGTTTCTGTATTCAGTCGTTAGTGCTCTGCCCTACGCGTGAATTAGCCGACCAAGTTGCCAAAGAAATAAGAAAGCTTGCTCGCACCATCCATAATATAAAAGTGTTAACGCTTTGCGGCGGTTTACCAATGGGTCCACAAATTGGTTCATTACTGCATGGTGCGCATATTATTGTCGGCACCCCGGGGAGAATTGAAGATCACTTAAAGAAGAACCGTCTTGACTTATCAAATGTTAACTTATTAGTGTTAGATGAAGCAGACCGCATGTTAGAAATGGGTTTTCAACCTTCTTTAGACACTGTGTTAGAACATATCCCTGCGCAACGTCAAACGCTATTGTTTAGTGCTACCTTTCCTGATCAAATTCAAGAAATTGCTAAAAAAATCACTCAAGACCCTGTAATGGCAAAAGTTGAAGCCGCACACGACCAAAGCATTATTGCGCAACACTTTTACTCTGTTCCCTTTAGTCAACGGATAGATGCCATGCATATGTTTTTACAAAACCAGCAGCCAGAGTCGTGCGTTATCTTTTGTAATATGAAGAAAGACACGCTTGAGGTTACCGAGCAACTTACCCAGCTAGGCTTTAACGCCTTATGTTTAAATGGTGATTTAGAACAACGTGATCGCGAACAAATGCTTGTGTGTTTTACAAATAAAAGCGCTAACATTTTAGTTGCAACCGACGTAGCTGCACGTGGCCTTGATATTGAAGCGTTAGATTTAGTGATTAACTATCAACTGTCTCATGACCCTGAAGTACATGTTCACCGTGTAGGTCGTACTGGTCGTGCCGGTAGCAAAGGCATGGCGGTTAGCTTTTTTGATGAAAAAGATGGCAGTAAACTTGTTGCTCTTGAAGATTACACTAAACAAACAATTATTGAAGAAACTCTTCCTAGTGCCACACTCAATTATGACACGCCGCGCAAAGCAACAATGGTAACCATTAGAATAGACGCAGGTAAAAAACAAAAAGTACGTGCTGGCGACATACTCGGCGCGTTAACAGGTAACGACGGAATTAACGGTAAGTCGGTAGGAAAAATAAACTTATTTGATTTATACGCATACGTAGCTGTAGAAAAGTCGGCATTAAAACTCGCATTAAAAAAGTTAACACAAGGCAAAATTAAAGGCCGTAATTTTCGCGCATGGCAAGTTAAGCTGTAATCGGTCAATCTAGCTATATAAATTTTACATGAGCAGGATATTATTACTGCTCATTGAATAAGTTTTCGCTATAATAGCGCGCTTTTATTTTATTCACTTTTTCAAACAGGTAACACGCATGTCTGAACAACAGCAAGAAGTCGATTTACGTCGCACCTTCGCTATCATTTCTCACCCTGATGCGGGTAAAACAACAATCACTGAAAAAGTGTTACTTTTTGGTCAAGCACTGCAAAAAGCAGGAACAGTAAAAGGTAAAAAGTCAGGGCAACATGCTAAGTCTGACTGGATGGAAATGGAAAAAGATCGTGGTATTTCAATTACCACTTCTGTTATGCAATTCCCTTATAATGACTGTTTAGTAAATTTACTTGATACACCAGGTCACGAAGACTTCTCAGAAGATACTTACCGTACCTTAACCGCTGTAGATTCATGCCTGATGGTGATTGATGTAGCAAAAGGTGTTGAAAATCGTACCATTAAATTAATGGAAGTTACCCGACTGCGTGATACGCCAATTATTACTTTTATGAATAAAATGGACCGCGATGTGCGTGACCCAATGGAAGTAATGGATGAAGTTGAAGATATTTTAAAAATAAAATGTGCACCTATTACTTGGCCTATCGGCATGGGCAAAGGATTCAAAGGCGTTTACAACATAATGACTGATGAAACAATTTTGTATCAATCTGGCCAAGGTCATACTATTCAAGAGAAGCGTATTATTAAGGGCTTAAACAATCCTGAGCTTGATAAAGCTATTGGCGACTACGCCGATGATTTACGCGAAGAAATGGAACTGGTACAAGGTGCCTCGCACGAATTTAACATAGACGAGTTTTTAAAAGGTGAATTAACACCTGTTTATTTTGGTACAGCACTGGGTAACTTTGGTGTAGACCACATGCTTGACGGCTTAACTAAGTGGGCACCAAAACCTCTGCCTCGTGAAACTGACACACGTGTAGTCAATGCAGAAGAAAATAGTTTTTCAGGTTTTGTCTTTAAAATTCAAGCAAATATGGACCCTAAACATCGCGACAGAATTGCGTTTATGCGTATTTGCTCGGGTAAATATGAAAAAGGTATGAAAATGCGCCAAGTACGCATTAATAAAGACGTAAGAATTGCTGATGCCGTTACTTTTATGGCAGGCGATCGCGCTAATGTTGAACAGGCCTATGCTGGTGATATTATTGGCTTACACAATCACGGCAGCATTCAAATTGGTGACACTTTCACTGAAGGTGAAATGATGAAGTTTAGTGGTATTCCAAACTTTGCTCCTGAAATGTTTAGACGCATTCGTTTACGCGATCCGTTAAAAGCCAAACAGCTTCAAAAAGGCCTTATTCAATTAGCAGAAGAAGGAGCAGTACAAGTATTTCGACCTTTGAATAATAACGACATGATCGTTGGCGCAGTGGGAGTTCTACAGTTTGAAGTTGTTGTGCACCGATTAAAAAATGAATACAACGTTGATGCTATTTACGAGCCAATTAGTGTGGCAACTGCACGTTGGGTAGATTGTAGCGATAATAAAATATTTGAACAATTTAAACGAAAATCTAGCGAAAACTTAGCACTAGATGGCGGAGATAATTTAACTTATATTGCGCCCACTATGGTGAATTTAAATTTAGCGCAAGAGCGTTATCCTGAAGTTAAGTTTATGAAAACTCGCGAGCATTAAGCTTTATATTGTAATAATTTACTCTGATAAAATGATAGATATTTACTGTCTTTTTACAAAATCACTAAAGAATCTTTAAAATGAATATTAAACAACTACTAAGTGAAAAAGTACTAGCTGCTATGGTTGCTGCAGGGCTACCTGAAGATACTAACCCAGCAGTAAGTATTTCTAATCGTGCTAATTTTGGCGACTACCAAGCTAACGGGGTTATGGGTGCAGCAAAAAAGCTGAAAACAAATCCTCGTGAGCTAGCAACAAAGGTACTTGAACATTTAGAATTAAAGGGTATCGCTGATAATGTTGAATTAGCAGGTCCTGGGTTTATTAATATTCATTTAGACAAAGTATGGCTTTCACAGCAGCTTGACTCAATTGCTAACGACAAATACTTAGGTGTTACCCAACGAGGTTCTACAGCTGGTGAAAAAGCACAAACCGTTGTAGTAGATTATTCTGCCCCTAACTTAGCTAAAGAAATGCACGTGGGGCATTTACGCTCAACCATTATTGGCGATGCTGTTGTGCGCGCATTAGAGTTTCGCGGTGATAAAGTTATTCGTCAAAATCATATGGGCGATTGGGGCACGCAATTTGGCATGTTACTCGCGCACTTAAGCGACAAACTACAAGCCAACGAAGTAGCAGAAACTGCACTTGCCGACCTAGAAAACTTTTATCGTGAAGCAAAAATTCGCTTCGACAACGAAGAAGGCTTTGCCGATAGAGCTCGTGACTACGTAGTAAAACTACAAGGTGGCGATGCACACTGTGCAAAACTTTGGCAACAGTTTATTGATATTTCTATTACTCACAGTGAAGAAATTTATCAAAAGTTAAATGTTACCTTAACCCGTAACGACATTATGGGTGAAAGCGCCTACAACCCAGATTTACCTGTTGTTATTGATGAACTAATGACCAAAGGTATAGCGGTAGAAGACCAAGGCGCAAAAGTTGTTTTTATTGAAGAAATGGCAAATAAAGACGGCGAGCCTTCTGTATTTATTGTGCAAAAGTCTGGTGGCGGTTATTTATATGCAACAACCGACTTGTC is a genomic window containing:
- the aceK gene encoding bifunctional isocitrate dehydrogenase kinase/phosphatase is translated as MKHLAYAVAKTIINGFERHIYLYSEITRSAKQRFEQCQWQAIQDAAKARTDFYDKRVKETLTTICDDFQIKELDTQLWQEVKCAYISILKTHPQPELAESFYNSVFCHLFERKYYLNDYIFVESSLDTCNYLNVPQIYTRYFPAEIGLYHTIKKIIDSANFKRPFKQLKCDINALIRAFAHQAQRTHYQLSDLKIDILNFIFYRNKGAYIIGRVISPAGITPFIVPITNDEKTGLALDALLTDERNMAVVFGFARAYFFVDCIHPHTLVDFLQELIPHKTRADLYSSIGFHKQGKTQFYRSLLHHLESSDDKFELAAGIKGMVMSVFTLPSFPYVFKIIKDKFAPSKQVTKKDVKAKYRLVKLHDRVGRMADTMEYSEVAFPKDRFNEELLTELLEVAPSIIRFEDNLIVIAHVYIERKMTPLNLYLMDASDEQIDRAMYGYGNAIKQLIAADIFPGDMLLKNFGVTRHGRVIFYDYDEITYMNEVNFRVKPEPVTEEQIYAAEPWYSVAPGDVFPEEIATFALANHKYRKAFLTHHAELLKASYWQQCQQSVAQGKFASVYPYPERLRFINQKS
- a CDS encoding DNA polymerase III subunit psi; translation: MITNAKQLKYLNAMGIGIWQQKQANDENQPEQTYLAVDLAQLCEQQFFIDLLQSLNITLDQVTLNNPHCLNLGLFNWQFTQSESSQYQNNTLVTPAIEQLKHAPKLKRQLWQILHTALI
- the rimI gene encoding ribosomal protein S18-alanine N-acetyltransferase; the protein is MANTTYRLNMTTNYSAITKQHLEQLMVIENACHSHPWSEQTMLSCMGGRYFGFMLKQEQTLRGFYIGEYVAGEATLMDVCVSPDHQGKGYGKHLLNHFSEQAKLLGASQLFLEVRAKNISALMMYINCGFIEVGRRTGYYPSKIGYEDAIVMKRKL
- a CDS encoding DEAD/DEAH box helicase; its protein translation is MSEFKAFSLLTSIIERLNLKGYIQPTPIQKACIPLLINGNDLLGIAQTGTGKTAAFSLPIINNFGQNKTEINAKSTRSLILTPTRELASQIMQNIDDYANGLGLKTQVVYGGVGRQGQVDAIALGLDILVATPGRLLDLIETGDINFKSLEVFVLDEADTMLDMGFFNDVQNIIAKLPKRRQTLLFSATMPAEIEVLAQAILTDPKKVQITAETVTADLVNQRVYHLEKSDKVPLLLNILQTPDYKKVLIFCKTKYGADIIANALEKVSIPAASLHSGKTQAVREKALQNFKDSTLRVLVATDVAARGIDVDNISLVINYNLPEDPRNYIHRIGRTARAGKSGMAMSFAVENDVRQLTTIENSIGQAIPVVIEQPFHKEFSKAALQVKKPVKKQGKKPVKQKGKNTNNRARKK
- a CDS encoding M56 family metallopeptidase — protein: MIEFLQSLLIPLSILLTMILIVHKLMRRHIDAQSLYYFWLVLPVGLMFYLLPIQWEVENSIISSAITTFTITPSQWEVNTFNYWSLFWLVGSFIMLTFATSSYFLFRRNIKLLTLNEKTAQLVKSVLPEGLCAWQSESVNSPVLVGVLKPLLILPTDFEVRFDQEQQELILAHEICHFDRNDIYWNLIAYVFVTLFWFHPLVWIAYARFCRDQETSCDHNVLARKQTESRINYSKALIKVVSTRPIFSFAQLSFMNYGDKNMMLERINNIKLNPKRSKLKAALLSVTALTLVSGVSVAGANLTGNGALVSASIDSGTNKSVSKLTSDVQPIVRIEPRYPLKAAQEGIEGAVLLKFDVDLDGSTKNVSVLQAIPNDIFNKESIAAIEKWKYKPDTYKVLQDNVVQLDFRIDTNSTFESINLIEKIKVSNH
- a CDS encoding BlaI/MecI/CopY family transcriptional regulator, whose translation is MPDISKTEFEVLEALWEKHPASANEIIEHLNKTKEWHEKTVKTLLSRLVKKKALAYEKDQRRYLYYPLIERDSYMAKESKNLIERVFSGRVSPLVAGFAKHNQLAKDDIDELKKIISQWEQDND
- the dbpA gene encoding ATP-dependent RNA helicase DbpA; translation: MSSTNFSSLPLKKALLENIESIGYQEMTPIQAQSLPAILQNKDIIAQGKTGSGKTVAFGLGLLNKLDVKRFCIQSLVLCPTRELADQVAKEIRKLARTIHNIKVLTLCGGLPMGPQIGSLLHGAHIIVGTPGRIEDHLKKNRLDLSNVNLLVLDEADRMLEMGFQPSLDTVLEHIPAQRQTLLFSATFPDQIQEIAKKITQDPVMAKVEAAHDQSIIAQHFYSVPFSQRIDAMHMFLQNQQPESCVIFCNMKKDTLEVTEQLTQLGFNALCLNGDLEQRDREQMLVCFTNKSANILVATDVAARGLDIEALDLVINYQLSHDPEVHVHRVGRTGRAGSKGMAVSFFDEKDGSKLVALEDYTKQTIIEETLPSATLNYDTPRKATMVTIRIDAGKKQKVRAGDILGALTGNDGINGKSVGKINLFDLYAYVAVEKSALKLALKKLTQGKIKGRNFRAWQVKL
- the prfC gene encoding peptide chain release factor 3 — encoded protein: MSEQQQEVDLRRTFAIISHPDAGKTTITEKVLLFGQALQKAGTVKGKKSGQHAKSDWMEMEKDRGISITTSVMQFPYNDCLVNLLDTPGHEDFSEDTYRTLTAVDSCLMVIDVAKGVENRTIKLMEVTRLRDTPIITFMNKMDRDVRDPMEVMDEVEDILKIKCAPITWPIGMGKGFKGVYNIMTDETILYQSGQGHTIQEKRIIKGLNNPELDKAIGDYADDLREEMELVQGASHEFNIDEFLKGELTPVYFGTALGNFGVDHMLDGLTKWAPKPLPRETDTRVVNAEENSFSGFVFKIQANMDPKHRDRIAFMRICSGKYEKGMKMRQVRINKDVRIADAVTFMAGDRANVEQAYAGDIIGLHNHGSIQIGDTFTEGEMMKFSGIPNFAPEMFRRIRLRDPLKAKQLQKGLIQLAEEGAVQVFRPLNNNDMIVGAVGVLQFEVVVHRLKNEYNVDAIYEPISVATARWVDCSDNKIFEQFKRKSSENLALDGGDNLTYIAPTMVNLNLAQERYPEVKFMKTREH
- the argS gene encoding arginine--tRNA ligase codes for the protein MNIKQLLSEKVLAAMVAAGLPEDTNPAVSISNRANFGDYQANGVMGAAKKLKTNPRELATKVLEHLELKGIADNVELAGPGFINIHLDKVWLSQQLDSIANDKYLGVTQRGSTAGEKAQTVVVDYSAPNLAKEMHVGHLRSTIIGDAVVRALEFRGDKVIRQNHMGDWGTQFGMLLAHLSDKLQANEVAETALADLENFYREAKIRFDNEEGFADRARDYVVKLQGGDAHCAKLWQQFIDISITHSEEIYQKLNVTLTRNDIMGESAYNPDLPVVIDELMTKGIAVEDQGAKVVFIEEMANKDGEPSVFIVQKSGGGYLYATTDLSACRYRSGTLNADRIVIFTDARQSLHFKQVEIVARKAGFLPESVGYDHCPFGMMMGDDGKPFKTRTGGTIKLAELLDEAIVRAKEVIKEKNPDYDEATLTEIAHKVGIGAVKFADLSKNRTSDYIFSWKTMLSFEGATAPYLQYAYSRIQSIFTKAEFINNHTNNAITIVEAQEKALALKLLQLEDVIDAVVSECTPNLLCNYLYELASLYMSFYEACPILKDGIAPEVKQSRLALCQLISKTLKQGLDVLGIDVMERM